In Candidatus Aramenus sp. CH1, one DNA window encodes the following:
- a CDS encoding molybdopterin-dependent oxidoreductase → MRTICPYCGVGCGIVVKEKAIVPENYVTNKGMLCIKGATLLETLDSGRLLYPQLDSREVTWEKALDYVANKIRRASRRDKDSVAIYVGAQIPTEDIYLSVKLGKGYLGTASFDSNVRLCMVSAAYALKYSFDDPSPSASYDEIDSANTFFLVGVNPASSFPVLWNRIVSNKLRKKAKVIVVDPIFTDSAQQADVYVRVPPGKDVLLLGSIANELIRQGVVRIRPEHFEEFKESVSSLVPERVSRIIGVSERVIRDLANTIANSKTLFMWGMGVNQTERGVETGVLISTLAMLTGNVGEEGTGVLPLTGQHNSMGAREAGALAGMLPGLRYVDVEEEVEEVEDFWGIPRYSIPRHYYTITEIYKLMEDRRIKVLWVIATNPVKSLPRSLKFKELLSYVDTVVVQDSYHTETVEEADVVFPAASWSEREGIHTAGDRTVGKLNAMRSPPGEALPDWRIVSLVGTRLGFNVSYSSVEEVFNEFKALTRGRLDDISGLTYHDLERGYRWPNNASTVRPKVFKTRPIYLDWDLLKKEEDWITIITGRTKGHWNTMTRTSRSFKLKLISEDNYLFLPAHYGKKLGVKNEEYVEVATLEGRVKFRVKLVDWIRGEVAFAPFHWGEANKIMDWRVDRESKEPSFKQLRVLSIRKASEQ, encoded by the coding sequence GTGAGAACCATCTGCCCCTACTGTGGGGTCGGCTGCGGGATAGTGGTAAAGGAGAAGGCAATAGTGCCGGAGAACTACGTCACTAACAAGGGGATGTTGTGCATAAAAGGGGCAACGCTCTTGGAGACCTTGGACTCTGGGAGGCTCCTCTATCCCCAGCTCGACTCCAGGGAGGTAACGTGGGAGAAGGCCTTAGACTACGTGGCCAACAAGATAAGGAGGGCGTCGAGGAGGGACAAGGACAGCGTGGCAATTTACGTAGGAGCCCAGATACCCACCGAGGACATATACTTATCAGTCAAGCTAGGGAAGGGCTACTTAGGCACTGCCTCCTTCGACTCCAACGTTAGGCTGTGCATGGTGAGCGCTGCCTACGCCCTAAAGTACTCCTTCGACGACCCATCCCCTTCTGCGTCCTACGACGAAATAGACTCCGCAAACACCTTTTTCCTAGTTGGCGTTAACCCTGCCTCCAGTTTTCCAGTCCTGTGGAACAGGATCGTCTCAAACAAGTTAAGGAAGAAGGCAAAAGTTATAGTAGTGGACCCCATATTTACTGACAGCGCCCAACAAGCCGACGTCTACGTGAGGGTCCCACCAGGGAAGGACGTCCTCCTCCTAGGCTCCATAGCCAACGAGCTAATAAGGCAGGGAGTAGTGAGGATAAGGCCGGAGCACTTCGAGGAGTTCAAGGAATCTGTCAGCTCTTTAGTCCCGGAGAGGGTGAGCAGGATAATAGGCGTAAGCGAGAGAGTTATACGCGACCTAGCAAACACAATAGCTAACTCCAAGACCCTGTTCATGTGGGGGATGGGGGTAAACCAGACGGAAAGGGGAGTGGAGACTGGGGTCTTAATATCAACTTTGGCCATGCTCACGGGGAACGTGGGGGAGGAGGGGACTGGCGTATTGCCGTTAACCGGACAACACAACTCCATGGGGGCGAGGGAGGCAGGGGCCCTTGCTGGAATGCTACCGGGTTTAAGGTACGTTGATGTCGAGGAAGAGGTGGAAGAGGTGGAAGACTTCTGGGGGATCCCCAGGTACTCAATACCGAGGCACTACTACACCATAACTGAAATCTACAAGTTAATGGAGGACAGAAGGATAAAGGTGCTTTGGGTAATAGCCACAAACCCCGTCAAGTCGTTGCCTAGATCCCTGAAGTTTAAGGAGTTACTCAGCTACGTCGACACCGTAGTGGTCCAGGACAGCTACCACACGGAAACGGTAGAGGAGGCTGACGTGGTGTTTCCGGCTGCTAGCTGGTCAGAAAGGGAGGGCATACACACCGCTGGAGACAGAACTGTGGGAAAGCTAAACGCTATGAGGAGCCCGCCTGGGGAGGCATTGCCCGACTGGAGGATAGTCTCCTTAGTGGGGACAAGGTTGGGGTTCAACGTTAGCTACAGCTCTGTAGAGGAGGTGTTCAACGAGTTCAAAGCTCTAACGAGGGGAAGGCTGGACGACATATCGGGATTGACGTACCACGACTTGGAAAGGGGGTATAGATGGCCAAACAACGCGTCGACGGTTAGGCCTAAGGTCTTCAAGACTAGGCCAATCTACCTAGACTGGGACCTCCTGAAGAAGGAAGAGGACTGGATCACGATAATAACTGGACGCACTAAGGGGCACTGGAACACCATGACCAGGACTTCTAGGAGCTTCAAGCTAAAGCTCATCTCCGAGGACAACTACCTCTTCCTCCCGGCGCACTATGGGAAAAAGCTGGGAGTAAAGAACGAGGAATATGTTGAAGTAGCGACCTTGGAGGGGAGGGTGAAGTTCAGGGTAAAGCTCGTGGACTGGATAAGGGGAGAAGTGGCATTCGCTCCCTTCCACTGGGGGGAGGCAAACAAGATCATGGACTGGAGGGTGGACAGGGAGAGCAAGGAACCCTCGTTCAAGCAGTTGAGGGTACTGAGCATTAGGAAGGCCTCGGAACAGTAA
- a CDS encoding MFS transporter, which yields MEVLKKEFGNLAIPTYAFFITFVAWTAYSPLGSVFFKEFHLNFAELGLLLGLPKLMALPTRYVFGYLSDRIGARLSLILVTALSSLAVGLTGFSSSLVQLYASATLLGVAGGTFPVGIAYISRKFKAMKGTLLGVYGGLGNFGSSVSGLIIPVLFLSLGFKLTFVALALMVASSAVLSLLLEDDELRVKGRVPAMALVFLPISLGFLVAISFLKLSLAELLLAEISMVLMAFAFTYYLHDKTVTYLSYLYFVSFGGFLAVGLWVPSLFSLIFGLKLVSSGLILFAYGATTIAFRPLGGALGDVMGGMRATKLSFLFISLSSALFSYATFLKDLELAIASVVLLGASLSLTNGAVFKAVSETQEASKVGEASGIIGGLAGFGGFAITALLGFIDEVYPFASPLLLAVMCLGVIVR from the coding sequence ATGGAAGTATTAAAAAAAGAGTTTGGAAACCTCGCGATCCCAACTTACGCCTTTTTCATAACTTTTGTAGCGTGGACTGCTTACTCGCCCTTGGGGAGCGTCTTCTTTAAGGAGTTCCACTTGAACTTCGCGGAGCTGGGCCTCCTACTGGGCCTGCCCAAGCTCATGGCACTGCCGACTAGGTACGTCTTCGGCTACCTCTCGGACAGGATAGGGGCTAGGCTCTCCCTGATCCTAGTCACCGCCTTGTCCTCCCTAGCAGTTGGCCTTACAGGGTTCTCCTCGTCCTTGGTCCAGCTATACGCCTCTGCCACGCTACTGGGAGTCGCAGGGGGAACTTTCCCGGTGGGGATAGCCTACATATCTAGGAAGTTCAAGGCGATGAAGGGCACGCTCCTAGGCGTATACGGGGGACTGGGGAATTTCGGTAGCTCCGTGAGCGGGCTCATAATCCCAGTCCTCTTCTTAAGCCTAGGCTTCAAGTTGACCTTTGTTGCCTTGGCATTAATGGTCGCGTCTTCCGCAGTACTCTCCCTCCTTTTGGAGGACGACGAGTTGAGGGTTAAGGGAAGGGTGCCCGCCATGGCGCTTGTCTTCCTTCCCATATCCCTTGGCTTCCTGGTCGCCATCAGCTTCCTCAAGCTAAGCCTAGCTGAGCTACTCTTGGCCGAGATCTCCATGGTGTTAATGGCCTTCGCCTTCACCTACTACCTTCACGACAAGACGGTAACTTACCTTTCGTACTTGTACTTCGTGAGCTTCGGCGGTTTCCTGGCAGTGGGGCTCTGGGTCCCGTCCTTGTTCTCACTGATCTTCGGGTTGAAGCTTGTCTCCTCCGGCCTAATCCTCTTCGCCTACGGAGCTACGACAATAGCCTTTAGGCCCCTCGGGGGAGCGTTGGGCGACGTGATGGGAGGGATGAGGGCCACGAAGCTGTCCTTCCTTTTCATATCCCTCTCGTCTGCCCTCTTCTCCTACGCCACGTTCTTAAAGGACTTGGAGCTGGCAATAGCGTCCGTGGTCCTCCTGGGGGCGTCGCTCAGCCTGACAAACGGCGCAGTGTTTAAGGCCGTGTCGGAGACGCAGGAGGCCAGCAAGGTCGGGGAGGCCTCTGGGATAATAGGCGGGCTTGCAGGGTTTGGAGGCTTCGCAATCACGGCTCTACTGGGCTTCATAGACGAGGTCTACCCCTTCGCCTCTCCCCTACTCCTCGCAGTGATGTGCTTGGGGGTGATAGTAAGGTGA
- a CDS encoding globin domain-containing protein: protein MKSIKMLSKEDIKIVKSTIPLLEKYGVKVTSRMYELLFQRYPETKFMFTKDNSEGLAKALLAYARNVENLDRIKEALSKVALSHVRAGVRPEHYAIVWECLRDSIRENLTEDDKVIGAWERAYWELANYLAKLETKIYDALKG, encoded by the coding sequence ATGAAATCGATAAAAATGTTGAGCAAAGAGGACATAAAAATAGTGAAATCAACTATACCCCTCCTTGAAAAGTACGGAGTAAAGGTAACCAGCAGGATGTACGAGCTCCTCTTCCAGAGGTACCCAGAGACTAAGTTTATGTTCACTAAGGACAACTCTGAGGGACTCGCTAAAGCCCTTTTAGCTTACGCCAGGAACGTGGAAAACCTAGACAGGATCAAGGAAGCTCTGAGCAAGGTAGCCCTATCCCACGTTAGGGCGGGGGTTAGGCCAGAGCATTACGCAATCGTGTGGGAGTGCTTAAGGGACTCCATAAGAGAGAACTTGACAGAAGACGATAAGGTAATAGGGGCGTGGGAAAGGGCCTACTGGGAACTCGCCAACTACCTAGCAAAGCTGGAGACCAAGATCTACGATGCGCTTAAGGGCTAA